The Felis catus isolate Fca126 chromosome C2, F.catus_Fca126_mat1.0, whole genome shotgun sequence genomic sequence tttcattctttttgattgccaagtaatactccattgtatatatatatatatataccacatcttctttatccattcatccatcgatggacatttggattctttccatactttggctattgttaatagtgctgctataaacatgggggtgcatgtgcccctttgaaacagcacacctgtatcccttagataaatacctattagtgcaattgctgggttgtagggtagttctagttttacttttttgaggaacccccatactgtttcccagagtggctgcaccagtttgcattcccaccagcaatgcaaaagagatcctctttctccacattctcgccaacatctgttgttgcctgagttgttaatgttagccgttctgacattaggtgtgaggtgatatctcattgtggttttgatttgtatttccctgatgatgagtgatgttgagcattttttcatgcatcagttggccatctggatgtcttctctggagaagtgtctattcatgtcttttgcccatttcttcactggattacttgttttttgggtgttgagtttgataagttctttagaggttttggatactaaccctttatctgatatgtcgtttgcaaatatcttctcccattctgccggttgccttttagttttgctgattgtttccttggctgtgcagaagctttttattttggtgaggtcccaatagttcatttttgcttttgtttccctgcctcCAGAAACGTGTTGAGTAAGGAGTTGcagcgggcaagatcaaagaggtttttgccttctttctccttgaggattttgatggcttcctgtcttacatttaggtctttcatccactttgagtttatttttgtgtctagtgtaagaaagtggtccaggttcattcttctgcatgttgctgtccagttttcccagcaccacttgctgaagagactgtctttattccattggatattctttcctgctttgtcaaagattagctggccatacgtttgtgggtccatttctgggttctctattaggttccattgatctgagtgtctgtttttgtgccgtgAAAATTACAATTTCTGTACTAAATTACAATTTCAAGactaaaattacaattttattgtcatttcacctacattaaaaatgtctattttggagaaagaagtgAGATTTGGAACCCCAATCCCTTCTAGAGATAGCCACTGAACTGGATTATTTAAGATTCTTAGGAAATAGACATGCTAGCCAAGGGAAGGTGGGGGATGTGCCTGGTTTGTACAAGCAGGAGTCGCATCCTTGTATTCCTGTTACAAATGTAGGGGCAGCATTGGGCACACCATAATTTCCTTATGGGAGGCTATGTTGGTCTGCTAGGGTAGCcataagaaaataccacagactagatAGCTTAAatagcagaatttttttttcatagttctggaggtcagaagtccaagatcatggtgtCTGCAGTTCTTGTTTTTCCTAAggcttctttccttggcttgtagagaGCCACTGTCATAAttcatttgggctgctataacaaaatccATTTGGGCTGCTACAATGAAATACTAAACAGCTTATAAACAACAACTATATttgtcacagctctggaggctgggaattccaagatcaaggtgccagcatagGGTAGGATTAGAGACCTCTTTGAGGTTGTAGACTGCTgacttcttgctgtgttctcactTACTGGAAGGGACTAGGGAGCTCTGTggaatctcttttatttttttatttttttatttttttaaatttttttttaaatttttttttcaacgtttatttatttttgggacagagagagacagagcatgaatgggggaggggcagagagagagggagacacagaatcagaaacaggctccaggctctgagccatcagcccagagcctgacgcgcggctcgaactcacggaccgcgagaccgtgacctggctgaagtcggacgcttaaccgactgcgccacccaggcgcccctggaatctcttttataagagcacaaTTCCCATTCATCAgagttccaccctcatgacttaatcaccCCCCAAAGGCCCTACCTTTTATTACCATTGCATTGGGCACTAAGATTCTAATATGTGCTCAACAGCATtgatcattagggaaattcaaGTCAAAACTGCCGTTAGAGACCACTATACATTTATtgtaataactaaaattaaaaagactgatcaTAACAAGTGGGGGTGAGGACAGGGAGCAACTTATGTGGATGTCAAATGGTATAATAGctttggaaacagtttggcagtctCTTAGAAAATTAGACATACACCTACCATATGGTCCAACCATTCTACACCTAGTTCTCTTACCCAAGAGATCTGAAGACAGACATATATCCTTAAAAGGACTTGTACACATTCTCATGGCAGCGTTATGTTTGATAGTAAAAAATCGAAAACAACCCAAaaatccatcaacagatgaatggataaacaagtttTGTTTTACCTGTACAacgaaatactactcagcaataacaAGGAATGCACTACTGATACATACAACAACACACATAGATCTCAagataattatgctgagtgaaagaaacccaataaaaatagaatatactcttatttaaataaatgattacatttatataaaattcaagaaaatacaaactattGTAACAGACAACAGTGGTTGCCTGGGTCTGAGTGATGGACAGGGAGGTGACAGAGGTTACAAAGGAACATGAGCAAACTTTTGGGAATGATGGATATGtccattatctctttttttttaatgtttatttatctttgagagagggacagaaagagtgcaagctggggaggggcagagagagagagagagggagacacagaatccgaagcaggctccaggctccaatctgtctgcacaaagcctgacgcggggctcgaactcacgaactgtgagatcatgacctgagtcgaagttggacgctcaactgactgaggcacccaggcaccccaaatatgtCCATTATCTTGATTTTCATAATGGGTTTCTTGGTGAATACATATGTCATATCTTATCAGATTGTGTGCTTtaaatatgtggatttttttttttaagattacaagACATGTAACAGGTAAGAGACTTACCCAAATCATACTGCTAATTAGAGGCAGAGTAAAGCTCATTGTATGAACCTCAATTATATAGTAGGTACTTCATAAGTATTCCTTTCAGAATTTAACGTAAAAAATGATGTGGACTGGAGTTCAGTGGTAAATAATGCGTTCTAAGATATTTGCTAtgttaaggaaaacattttaaaattctaaagactaaaaaaatttttaaataaaggggagtacctaggtggctcagttggttaagtgtccagctttggctcgggtcatgatctcaaggttcctgagtttgagccctgcatccagctctccACTGTCAACTCCAcggagctgcttcagatccttggtctccctctctctctgcccctactctacttgttctctctctctctctctcaaaaataaataaacattttctttaattaaaaaaatttttttaaataagagaaaaagaaacagtgtcACTTTCATGCGCAGAACATTCCAATGGCTTCCCACGGTATTCAGATCAAAACTGAATTTTCTTGGCCTGTGAGGCCCTGCATGATCTGGTCAACCTCATTGTGTCTGTCCAACCTCATTTCCTACCATTTCATGGTGCCACAGACACAGAagccctctctctgttttctgaaCATCCGCTACTCATTCTCTTAGGATTTTAGCACTTGCTGTTGCCTGTACCTAGAACCTGTTTCCAGATCTTCCCTTGACTTACTGTCTTGCTTCTTTTTTAGGTCCTCTCTAATATTACTTCTCTGACATTCCATGTAACATGCCCTCCAGAAGAAAAGTGTAGactcacttttcttctttaaggTTTTGCTGAAACAAAGAGTAATAATCACAAATGTAACTCTAGAAAACATATTATTTTAGTAGAACCTTTGTTATTAATGGGAATTTTAGAGGCCTCAAGCAAAAGTAGGTTCCAGCTGTGGAGCTCTTTTGGAAGACTGCCAGGACCTTGCTGGGCATCCCTGATCTCCACTGATAGTCTGGCATTGAGACCCTAGCATGTGCAAAGCTAGGGCATTCAGAGACTGTCACTCAGACAATAAAGTGACACAAAGATCATTATCTCTTATTCAAGTGGATCCTACTACATTTCGTGTTTAGATCAGTTTGCTGGCATCTATAGAAATGTAGAGTTGCTCTCAAAATCACACCATGCATTTCCTTTATTGATCAACCCACACGTGTGCTATGGGTGCCCCTGCCATTTGCTAGCATCCCATCATTTGTTAGACTGGGAAAGGATAGTGAAGTTGGATTGGCCGTCTTTCGGCCTGAAGAAAAGTTTGGGATTGGTTTCTACATTTGCGGGATTGATAAATATAACAAGCCTGGAGACAGACATCAAGGCATCATACAGAGACCAGAAGGAATACAGAGCGGTGCCTCCTTGCATTTTCACTCCTGAGCCTCTTCCACATAAAATGCAATCCTTTCAATTTTCTGCTGTAGCAGAAAGTTGGTCTCCCTCTTTGACCTCCatgactttcctcttttttctggtAACATTCCCAGGCTCACGGAGCACAGAGTAGAGTGTGCAACAGTACCCAGCAGATGTTCATCTGATGTCCTCTATATCCCAATTCCTCAGTGAAAAAACTTTTAGGGTCTTTCACATTGTTTTGCTTTCATGGGTAATTTgtagttattttattcattccatttaaaaatacagaagtcAAAACacactgtgttttaaaaacatgagtGTTCAGAGCATCTTTAAGAATCTCTACTCGGGATATGAAAACTTAGACGGAGAAGGTCACAGATATGGCGGCTGTCAGGATGGGAAAACTGATAACCATACCTGCAGGTCTGATGTGTGCATCTATAAGTGTACATGCAGCCAAAGAAGAAGAATTGAAAAAGCAGCTAGTAAAACCAGAGCAGCTCCCCATATATACCACACCACCTCTCCAGTCTAAATATGTTGAAGAGCAGCCTGGTCATTTACAAATGGGCTTTGCATCCATCCGTAAAACAACTGGTCATTATATTGGCTGGTGTAAGGGTGTTTATGTCTTTGTGAAAAATGGGATAATGGATACAGTACAATTTGGAAAAGATGCTTATGTCTATCTGAAGAATCCACCTAGagattttcttccaaaaattgGAGTGATTACAGTTTCAGGATTAGCAGGCTTGTTTTCAGCAAGAAAAGGTTCCAGGTTTAAGAAAATTGCTTATCCCTTGGGACTGGCCACTTTAGGAGCAACTGTTTGCTACCCAGTTCAGTCAATAATAATTGCAAAGGTAACTGGGAAAAAGGCATATACTACAAGCCAGCAAATTTATGAAGCAGTTAAATCATTGTggacaaaaaacaacaaaaaagagtcaCTCCCTAAACCTAAAGAAAGAACTAAGATAGAAAACTCTGGTGAAATAGAAATATCTGCAAAAACAACTCACAACCTGAAATTTTCAGTGCCTTTGTCAACAGAACTCATCTTTGAAACAAAGACAGAATCGGAATCTACCTCAGGTGCTACACAGTTTATGCCTGACCCCAAGCTCATGGATCACGGGCAGTCCCATCCAGAAGATATAGATATGTACAGCACTAGAAGCTGAAATAGTCTGCATAGAGAACTACAAGATGTGTGAAGttgaaaataatgatgaaaaaatcATGTAAAGGGTAACTGTGATACATAGAATATAACCTAAACCAAGTTTTTCCCGTACATCTTCTAATGTAGTGTACAGTTTGACTAATCACATAAGTGATTAAAACACAAACTGAATTCAATTCAAACAATATTAAATGATTGACAAAGAGGCAGAAGTAGAAGTATTGGGATGCATTGAATGATTTTTAGCGGTGTTTACAAAAATAgactaaatatataaacactgaTGAGACTAAAATCTGAGCAAATATGTATgtgggcacataaatatttatacagatacacatatatatttgttttacctttttgaaaCTAATGTCAGCTAAATTAGAATATTGTGTGGAAGGATGTGTTCCCCACTTTTTCATTTCCCAGAGTTGGAATAAAATActcatattttatgaaaaaaaaaaaaaaagaatctctactCGGGAAACACTTATCTAAAGGAACAAAATATCCCAGCTCAGAATTTCTTACTGGTATATCACCTCATTTCTTTTTGCAGTTTGTCACTGAAAGAGGCCAACTCATTAGGGCACAAAGCAAGGTGGGCAAGCCATTCTAGAAGTTTAAAATACCAATGTTATTAAAGTAGAAAGGATTTCTATAGCAACCCAAAGTATAATGGTATCCAGAACTTGTCTTGGGCTTTAAAGAAAGTGTGAATGATAGTTTAGAATGTAggtagcagggtgcctgggtgactcagttggttaagcatctgacgcttgatttctgctcggatcatgatctcatggttcctgagatcgtgccccacgtcaggctccgtgctgacagtttggagtctgcttgggtttctctctgtctccctctctttctgcccctcccttgctcatgctttctctctctctctctctgt encodes the following:
- the LOC105259604 gene encoding MICOS complex subunit MIC27 isoform X1 — protein: MAAVRMGKLITIPAGLMCASISVHAAKEEELKKQLVKPEQLPIYTTPPLQSKYVEEQPGHLQMGFASIRKTTGHYIGWCKGVYVFVKNGIMDTVQFGKDAYVYLKNPPRDFLPKIGVITVSGLAGLFSARKGSRFKKIAYPLGLATLGATVCYPVQSIIIAKVTGKKAYTTSQQIYEAVKSLWTKNNKKESLPKPKERTKIENSGEIEISAKTTHNLKFSVPLSTELIFETKTESESTSGATQFMPDPKLMDHGQSHPEDIDMYSTRS
- the LOC105259604 gene encoding MICOS complex subunit MIC27 isoform X2, with amino-acid sequence MAAVRLPIYTTPPLQSKYVEEQPGHLQMGFASIRKTTGHYIGWCKGVYVFVKNGIMDTVQFGKDAYVYLKNPPRDFLPKIGVITVSGLAGLFSARKGSRFKKIAYPLGLATLGATVCYPVQSIIIAKVTGKKAYTTSQQIYEAVKSLWTKNNKKESLPKPKERTKIENSGEIEISAKTTHNLKFSVPLSTELIFETKTESESTSGATQFMPDPKLMDHGQSHPEDIDMYSTRS